The proteins below come from a single Streptomyces spongiicola genomic window:
- a CDS encoding VOC family protein, with the protein MTEAMVRANETTVPVMPCASVEETLEFYQALGFEVSYRQTRPYVYLALEWSGFALHFGTPPRNIDPSREDAGACLVLVDEIAPYHAELTRAMRAAYGRVLAKGRPRITRFRPGASRFTLVDPSGNSIIFIQRDEPAKLEYGGSKTLTGLARALDNARILSEFRNDDRAALRVLTTALRRHESTSAPVDVARTLAALIELATALEDTGGVDEWQRRLTALDLTDTERHQALKGPGDTEDLRIRPTGETAAPAADTP; encoded by the coding sequence GTGACGGAAGCCATGGTCCGGGCGAACGAGACGACGGTGCCGGTGATGCCGTGCGCATCGGTCGAGGAGACGCTGGAGTTCTACCAGGCGCTGGGATTCGAGGTCTCCTACCGTCAGACCCGGCCCTACGTCTATCTGGCGCTGGAATGGAGCGGCTTCGCGCTGCACTTCGGGACGCCGCCCAGGAACATCGACCCGAGCCGGGAGGACGCCGGCGCCTGCCTGGTCCTGGTCGACGAGATCGCGCCCTACCACGCGGAACTCACCCGGGCCATGCGCGCCGCCTACGGCAGGGTCCTCGCCAAGGGCAGGCCCCGCATCACCCGATTCCGGCCCGGGGCGAGCCGGTTCACCCTCGTCGACCCGTCCGGGAACTCGATCATCTTCATCCAGCGCGACGAGCCCGCGAAGCTGGAGTACGGCGGTTCGAAGACCCTCACCGGTCTGGCCAGGGCCCTGGACAACGCCCGGATCCTTTCCGAGTTCAGGAACGACGACCGCGCCGCTCTCCGCGTCCTCACCACGGCTCTGCGCAGGCACGAGAGCACCTCTGCGCCCGTGGACGTGGCCCGGACGCTCGCCGCCCTGATCGAACTCGCGACCGCCCTGGAGGACACCGGCGGCGTCGACGAATGGCAGCGCCGGCTGACCGCCCTCGACCTCACCGACACCGAACGCCACCAGGCCCTGAAGGGCCCGGGCGACACCGAGGACCTCCGCATCCGGCCCACCGGGGAGACCGCGGCACCGGCGGCGGACACGCCCTGA
- a CDS encoding helix-turn-helix transcriptional regulator, giving the protein MLETSARLLELLSLLQLKRDWTGTELAGRLDVSTRTVRADIARLRSLGYPVDARPGVAGGYRLAAGTAMPPLLLDDEEAVAVAVGLGAAATRGLGVEETSLTALAKLEQVLPSRLRRRVEAVREATSVVRGTEPPLDLSVLGAVAAAIRGRERLRFGYTKPGDSEGARHTEPHRLVSWGPLWYLLAWDLDRDDWRVFRVDRMVPRPATGARFQPRAIPADDAVAYVVGRVGKAAWKYRARVLAHAPAAEVAAKIPIPVDVEVVDEATCRVELGSDDPDRLALWMAQLDVDIEVIDGDGLAVAFDRLARRFRRAAGGASAT; this is encoded by the coding sequence ATGCTGGAGACCTCGGCCCGCCTGCTCGAACTGCTGTCACTGCTCCAGTTGAAGCGCGACTGGACGGGTACCGAACTCGCCGGCCGGCTCGACGTGAGCACGAGGACGGTGCGCGCCGACATCGCCAGGCTGCGGTCGCTCGGCTATCCCGTGGACGCGCGCCCCGGCGTCGCGGGCGGGTACCGGCTGGCCGCCGGGACGGCGATGCCCCCACTGCTGCTCGACGACGAGGAGGCCGTCGCCGTCGCCGTCGGACTGGGTGCGGCCGCGACCCGAGGGCTCGGCGTCGAAGAGACGTCGCTCACCGCGCTCGCGAAGCTGGAGCAGGTGCTGCCCTCGCGGCTGCGTCGGCGCGTCGAGGCGGTACGCGAGGCGACGAGCGTCGTTCGGGGAACCGAGCCGCCGCTCGACCTCTCGGTTCTCGGCGCGGTCGCTGCCGCGATCCGCGGCCGCGAACGGCTCCGGTTCGGATACACGAAGCCCGGGGACAGCGAAGGGGCCCGCCATACCGAACCGCACCGGCTGGTGAGCTGGGGACCGCTCTGGTACCTGCTCGCGTGGGACCTCGACCGTGATGACTGGCGGGTCTTCCGCGTCGACCGGATGGTTCCGCGCCCGGCGACGGGTGCGCGGTTCCAGCCGCGCGCCATCCCGGCGGACGATGCCGTCGCGTACGTCGTCGGACGCGTCGGCAAAGCGGCCTGGAAGTACCGCGCCCGGGTACTCGCTCATGCTCCCGCCGCCGAGGTCGCCGCGAAGATCCCCATCCCGGTCGATGTCGAGGTGGTCGACGAGGCCACGTGCCGTGTCGAGCTGGGCTCCGACGACCCGGACCGGCTCGCGCTGTGGATGGCCCAGCTCGACGTCGACATCGAGGTGATCGACGGAGACGGACTCGCGGTGGCGTTCGACCGCCTCGCGAGGAGGTTCCGCCGCGCGGCGGGCGGCGCCTCCGCGACGTGA
- a CDS encoding esterase/lipase family protein encodes MKRSVRTVALGAVAAAITPLLAASPAQADTRDPVIFVHGLSSSSSTWNTWVGKFKADGYDSSELFTWSYNWKQSNKTTASQLATKVAQVRAATGAERVDIVTHSMGALNARWYVKFNGGTSYVDDFVSVAGVNHGTDLSALCAFYTSCWEMVAGSSFLKTLNSGDETPGSVDYLALYSTCDALVNPDSSAKLDGATNVSVGCISHNNMNDNASNYTKVRDFIA; translated from the coding sequence ATGAAGCGCTCCGTTCGCACCGTGGCCCTCGGTGCCGTGGCCGCCGCGATCACTCCCCTCCTCGCGGCGTCGCCCGCACAGGCCGACACCCGCGACCCGGTCATCTTCGTCCACGGCCTGAGCAGTTCGTCCAGCACCTGGAACACCTGGGTGGGCAAGTTCAAGGCCGACGGCTACGACTCCTCGGAGCTGTTCACCTGGTCCTACAACTGGAAGCAGTCCAACAAGACCACGGCGTCCCAACTCGCCACGAAGGTCGCGCAGGTGCGCGCCGCGACCGGCGCGGAGAGAGTCGACATCGTCACCCATTCCATGGGAGCCCTCAACGCCCGCTGGTACGTCAAGTTCAACGGCGGCACCTCGTACGTCGACGACTTCGTCTCGGTGGCCGGCGTCAACCACGGCACGGATCTGAGCGCCCTGTGCGCCTTCTACACCTCGTGCTGGGAGATGGTCGCCGGCAGCAGCTTCCTCAAGACCCTGAACTCCGGCGACGAGACCCCCGGCAGCGTCGACTACCTGGCGCTGTACTCGACGTGCGACGCCCTGGTGAACCCGGACTCGTCGGCGAAGCTGGACGGCGCGACGAACGTGTCCGTCGGCTGCATCAGCCACAACAACATGAACGACAACGCGAGCAACTACACCAAGGTGCGGGACTTCATCGCCTGA
- a CDS encoding SAM-dependent methyltransferase, which produces MTDPVQTLPEPEAVGKLYDRLTLSAMSDGTFNPNVHIGYWDTPDSEATVEEAMDRLTDVFIERMRVDGSSHVLDLGCGVGGPGLRVVTRTGARVTGISISEEQIRTAGRLAAEAGLADRAIFRHGDAMRLPFEDASFDAVMALESVCHMPDRQRVFTEVCRVLRPGGRIVLTDVFERHPRKAVRHPGIDKFCRDLMSTTADIDDYVALLHRSGLRLREILDVTEQTTLRLADELGKLAAAEERPAAMDEGNFDFGDDSFKPSDLAGADDFGCLLVTAERP; this is translated from the coding sequence ATGACCGACCCCGTCCAGACCCTGCCCGAGCCGGAAGCCGTCGGCAAGCTGTACGACCGGCTGACGCTGAGCGCGATGAGCGACGGAACCTTCAACCCCAACGTGCACATCGGCTACTGGGACACACCGGACTCAGAGGCCACGGTCGAGGAGGCGATGGACCGGCTCACCGACGTCTTCATCGAGCGGATGAGGGTGGACGGCTCCTCCCACGTCCTCGACCTGGGCTGCGGGGTGGGCGGCCCCGGTCTGCGGGTCGTGACGCGCACGGGCGCGCGGGTCACCGGCATCAGCATCAGCGAGGAGCAGATCAGGACCGCGGGACGGCTCGCGGCCGAGGCCGGGCTCGCCGACCGTGCCATCTTCCGCCACGGCGACGCGATGCGGCTCCCCTTCGAGGACGCGTCGTTCGACGCCGTGATGGCCCTCGAGTCCGTCTGCCACATGCCGGACCGGCAGCGGGTGTTCACCGAGGTGTGCCGGGTGCTCCGGCCCGGCGGCCGGATCGTCCTGACCGACGTGTTCGAACGTCACCCGCGAAAGGCGGTGCGGCACCCGGGCATCGACAAGTTCTGCCGCGACCTGATGTCGACCACGGCCGACATCGACGACTACGTCGCACTGCTCCACCGCTCCGGCCTGCGGCTGCGCGAGATCCTCGACGTCACCGAGCAGACCACGCTGCGCCTCGCCGACGAACTGGGGAAGCTGGCGGCCGCCGAGGAGCGCCCCGCGGCCATGGACGAGGGCAACTTCGACTTCGGCGACGACTCCTTCAAGCCGTCCGACCTGGCGGGAGCCGACGACTTCGGCTGCCTGCTGGTCACCGCCGAACGCCCCTGA
- a CDS encoding dTDP-4-dehydrorhamnose 3,5-epimerase family protein — protein sequence MKARALTVEGAIEFTPRVFPDDRGRFVSPYQERAFTEAHGAPLFPVAQTNHSVSRRGVVRGIHYTVTPPGTAKYVHCSRGSALDIVVDIRVGSPTFGRWDAVLMDQNDHRASFIPVGVGHAFVALEDDTVMSYMLSECYAAENELSLSVLDPALALPITTDTEPVLSERDRAAITLAEAQRQGLLPDYARCRQIERGLAPERPARPVR from the coding sequence GTGAAAGCACGCGCACTCACCGTCGAGGGGGCCATCGAGTTCACGCCCCGCGTCTTCCCCGACGACCGGGGCAGGTTCGTCTCGCCGTACCAGGAGCGGGCGTTCACCGAGGCCCACGGCGCCCCGCTCTTCCCCGTCGCGCAGACCAACCACAGCGTGTCCCGGCGCGGCGTCGTACGCGGCATCCACTACACGGTGACACCGCCGGGTACCGCGAAGTACGTCCACTGCTCCCGCGGCAGCGCGCTGGACATCGTCGTCGACATCCGGGTCGGCTCACCCACGTTCGGCCGCTGGGACGCGGTGCTGATGGACCAGAACGACCACCGGGCCAGCTTCATACCCGTGGGAGTGGGCCATGCGTTCGTGGCGCTGGAGGACGACACCGTCATGTCCTACATGCTCTCCGAGTGCTACGCCGCCGAGAACGAACTCTCCCTCTCCGTCCTCGACCCGGCCCTCGCACTGCCGATCACCACGGACACCGAACCGGTCCTCTCCGAGCGGGACCGTGCGGCGATCACCCTCGCCGAGGCGCAGCGGCAGGGCCTGCTGCCGGACTACGCCCGCTGCCGGCAGATCGAGAGGGGGCTGGCGCCCGAGAGACCCGCGAGGCCCGTACGGTAA
- a CDS encoding epoxide hydrolase family protein, whose translation MNEDNALTPFRIGIPQADLDDLRDRLARTRWPVPVPGRDDRTDFSRGIPPVYLRELAEYWRDGFDWRAQEERLNEHEQFTTVVDGQTFHVVHARSANPGAVPLVLNHGWPGSFVDYRRLVPLLTDEFHVVVPSLPGFGFSTPLSGTGWELARTTEAYAEIMTRLGYERFAAHGTDIGAGVTGRLAAVHPERVIGTHIGSDPRWLGLLGDRFPFPEGLSDDETARIEAVRTEYAAERGYLEMQNHRPDTIGAALTDSPVGQLAWIAEKFGTRAGGAYRTPDESVDRDQLLTGISLYWFTRSGASSAQFYYESEHSGVDLVMGSGVPSGWAVFDTHPLMRRVLDPGKAIDHWSEFAEGGHFPAMEEPELLADDIRTFFRGVS comes from the coding sequence ATGAACGAGGACAACGCACTCACACCGTTCCGCATCGGCATCCCGCAGGCCGACCTCGACGACCTGCGCGACCGGCTGGCCCGCACGCGCTGGCCCGTCCCCGTGCCGGGCCGGGACGATCGCACCGACTTCAGCCGAGGCATCCCGCCGGTGTACCTGAGGGAACTCGCCGAGTACTGGCGCGACGGCTTCGACTGGCGTGCGCAGGAGGAGAGGCTCAACGAGCACGAACAGTTCACGACGGTCGTCGACGGCCAGACGTTCCACGTCGTCCACGCGCGATCGGCGAACCCCGGGGCCGTCCCGCTGGTCCTGAACCACGGCTGGCCGGGCTCGTTCGTCGACTACCGGCGACTCGTCCCGCTGCTGACCGACGAGTTCCATGTGGTCGTCCCGTCGTTGCCCGGTTTCGGGTTCTCCACCCCGCTGTCGGGGACCGGCTGGGAGCTGGCGCGGACGACGGAGGCCTACGCCGAGATCATGACGCGTCTCGGCTACGAGAGGTTCGCGGCCCACGGCACCGACATCGGCGCGGGGGTCACCGGGCGCCTCGCGGCGGTCCACCCGGAGCGCGTGATCGGCACCCACATCGGCAGCGACCCCCGGTGGCTCGGTCTGCTCGGCGACCGGTTCCCCTTCCCCGAGGGGCTGTCCGACGACGAGACCGCCCGGATCGAGGCGGTGCGCACCGAGTACGCGGCCGAGCGCGGGTATCTCGAGATGCAGAACCACCGCCCCGACACGATCGGTGCGGCGCTCACCGACTCGCCGGTCGGTCAGCTCGCCTGGATCGCCGAGAAGTTCGGGACCAGGGCCGGGGGCGCCTACCGGACGCCGGACGAGTCGGTCGACCGCGACCAGCTCCTCACCGGCATCAGCCTGTACTGGTTCACCCGCAGCGGCGCGTCGAGCGCGCAGTTCTACTACGAGTCCGAGCACTCCGGCGTCGACCTGGTCATGGGCTCCGGTGTGCCGTCCGGATGGGCCGTGTTCGACACCCACCCGCTCATGCGGCGCGTGCTGGACCCGGGGAAGGCCATCGACCACTGGAGCGAGTTCGCCGAGGGAGGCCACTTCCCCGCGATGGAGGAGCCGGAGCTGCTCGCGGACGACATCCGGACCTTCTTCCGCGGCGTTTCCTGA
- a CDS encoding DegT/DnrJ/EryC1/StrS family aminotransferase, with translation MTTRVWDYLAEYEAERPDILDAVETVFSSGRLVLGASVRGFEEEFAAYHSVDHCVGVDNGTNAIKLGLQALGIGPGDEVITVSNTAAPTVVAIDSTGATPVFVDVREDDYLMDTGQVGAAVTGRTRCILPVHLYGQCVDMGPLKELAARHGLAVLEDCAQAHGARQGGTVAGSTGDAAAFSFYPTKVLGAYGDGGATITSDPSVAKRLRRLRYYGMDERYYTLETPAHNSRLDELHAEILRRKLGRLDTYIAGRRAVARRYADGLAGTGLVLPRTVPGNEHVYYVYVVRHPRRDDIIERLKAYDIHLNISYPWPVHTMTGFAHLGYAKGSLPVTEALAGEIFSLPMYPSLAPDLQDKVIHALREVLGTL, from the coding sequence ATGACGACGCGTGTATGGGACTACCTGGCGGAGTACGAGGCCGAGCGCCCGGACATCCTGGACGCCGTTGAGACGGTCTTCTCCTCGGGCCGGCTGGTGCTCGGCGCGAGCGTGCGCGGCTTCGAGGAGGAGTTCGCCGCCTACCACTCGGTGGACCACTGCGTGGGCGTCGACAACGGGACGAACGCCATCAAGCTGGGACTCCAGGCCCTCGGCATCGGCCCCGGCGACGAGGTGATCACGGTGTCGAACACCGCGGCACCCACCGTCGTCGCCATCGACTCCACCGGTGCCACTCCCGTCTTCGTCGACGTCCGCGAGGACGACTACCTCATGGACACCGGCCAGGTCGGCGCGGCCGTCACCGGACGCACCCGGTGCATCCTCCCCGTCCACCTGTACGGCCAGTGCGTGGACATGGGCCCGCTGAAGGAACTCGCCGCCCGGCACGGACTGGCCGTCCTGGAGGACTGCGCCCAAGCCCACGGCGCCAGGCAGGGCGGGACGGTGGCCGGCTCCACCGGTGACGCCGCCGCCTTCTCCTTCTACCCGACCAAGGTGCTCGGCGCCTACGGCGACGGCGGCGCCACGATCACCTCGGACCCCTCCGTGGCGAAACGGCTGCGCCGACTGCGCTACTACGGCATGGACGAGCGCTACTACACCCTGGAGACCCCCGCCCACAACAGCCGCCTCGACGAGCTCCACGCCGAGATCCTCCGCCGCAAGCTGGGACGGCTCGACACCTACATCGCCGGCCGCCGGGCGGTCGCCCGGCGCTACGCCGACGGTCTGGCGGGCACCGGCCTCGTCCTGCCGCGGACCGTGCCCGGCAACGAGCACGTGTACTACGTGTACGTGGTCCGCCACCCCAGGCGCGACGACATCATCGAGCGACTCAAGGCGTACGACATCCACCTCAACATCAGCTATCCGTGGCCGGTGCACACCATGACCGGCTTCGCCCACCTCGGGTACGCCAAGGGGTCGCTTCCGGTCACCGAGGCGCTGGCCGGCGAGATCTTCTCGCTGCCGATGTACCCCTCACTCGCCCCCGATCTCCAGGACAAGGTCATCCATGCCCTGCGCGAGGTGCTGGGGACGCTGTGA
- a CDS encoding NAD-dependent epimerase/dehydratase family protein: MKRTPLVTVLGASGFVGSSVTRALANRRIRLRAVARRPSTPAPGQAETTVVTADLTDREALAEAVAGSDAVIHLLLGDGGWRAAESDPGAERVNVGVMRDLVDVLRPAPGEVTPPLVVYGGAASQVGVPRREPLDGTEPDRPETAYDRQKLAAEQHLLKATAEGRVRGVSLRLPTVFGESAAPGAGDRGVVSAMARRALDGRTLTMWHDGTVRRDLVHVDDVAAAFTAALDHPGSLVGGHWLIGAGRGDALGEVFRLVARTAADVLGRPPVDVVSVEPPAHAPATDFRSVTLDSSAFRAATGWHPRIPLHEGVRRAVTALARGRDDPR; this comes from the coding sequence GTGAAGCGCACACCCCTGGTCACCGTACTCGGTGCCTCCGGCTTCGTCGGATCGTCCGTCACCCGCGCGCTGGCGAACCGCCGGATCCGGCTGCGGGCCGTTGCGCGCAGGCCGAGCACACCCGCTCCCGGCCAGGCCGAGACCACCGTCGTCACCGCCGACCTCACCGACCGGGAGGCCCTCGCCGAAGCGGTCGCAGGCTCGGACGCGGTGATCCATCTGCTGCTGGGGGACGGCGGCTGGCGGGCCGCCGAGAGCGACCCCGGCGCCGAGCGCGTCAACGTCGGGGTCATGCGGGACCTCGTCGACGTGCTGCGGCCGGCCCCGGGCGAGGTGACGCCCCCGCTGGTCGTGTACGGCGGTGCCGCCTCGCAGGTCGGGGTGCCCCGGCGGGAGCCGCTCGACGGAACCGAACCCGACCGCCCCGAGACCGCCTACGACCGGCAGAAACTGGCCGCCGAGCAGCACCTGCTGAAGGCCACTGCCGAGGGCCGGGTACGCGGCGTCAGCCTGCGTCTGCCCACGGTGTTCGGCGAGAGCGCGGCGCCCGGTGCGGGCGACCGGGGTGTCGTGTCCGCCATGGCGCGGCGGGCGCTCGACGGGCGGACGCTCACCATGTGGCACGACGGCACGGTGCGCCGCGACCTGGTCCACGTCGACGACGTCGCGGCGGCGTTCACGGCCGCTCTGGACCACCCCGGCTCCCTGGTGGGCGGCCACTGGCTGATCGGCGCGGGCCGCGGCGACGCGCTCGGCGAGGTCTTCCGGCTGGTCGCCCGCACCGCGGCCGACGTACTGGGACGGCCTCCGGTCGACGTGGTGTCCGTCGAACCACCCGCGCACGCCCCCGCGACGGACTTCCGGAGCGTGACCCTCGACTCCTCGGCGTTCCGCGCGGCCACCGGCTGGCATCCCCGGATCCCGCTGCACGAAGGCGTGCGCCGCGCCGTGACCGCCCTGGCCCGCGGGCGGGACGACCCCCGGTGA
- a CDS encoding NDP-hexose 2,3-dehydratase family protein, whose protein sequence is MSSRIVPPPAVPAVRPREDGRLADRIALSAATGRGARARTGDVRAWLAERRRAHVFHVERIPFAELGQWRFEPGSGNLVHRSGRFFTVEGMHVVESGGPFGDGPYREWQQPVVRQPEVGILGILAKEFDGVLHFLMQAKMEPGNANLLQLSPTVQATRSNYTRAHRGAEVQLVDHFLRPDPDRVVVDVLQSEQGSWFYRKTNRNMIVETAGDVPELDDFRWLTLGQIAELLHEDDMVNMNARTVLSCVPYGDTSPGALLSDAQLLSWFTGERSRRDVRAERIPLADVRGWKRGAEAIEHEDGRYFRVVAVSVRAGSREVVHWDQPLVEPVGLGVAAFLVREIGGVPHVLVHARAEGGFLDTVELAPTVQCTPGNYAHLPPADRPPFLDTVLNAPPSQVRYQAVLSEEGGRFLNARSRYLVVEAGDAPLEPPPAYIWAAPAQLRALTRHGHYLNVEARTLLACLNAAAARSRGGLLHGGGHR, encoded by the coding sequence ATGTCGTCTCGGATCGTGCCACCGCCCGCCGTTCCGGCCGTACGCCCGCGCGAGGACGGCCGGTTGGCCGACCGCATCGCCCTGTCGGCCGCGACCGGGCGAGGGGCGCGGGCGCGGACCGGGGACGTGCGCGCCTGGCTGGCCGAGCGTCGCCGGGCCCACGTGTTCCACGTGGAGCGGATACCGTTCGCGGAGCTGGGCCAGTGGCGCTTCGAGCCGGGCAGCGGCAATCTCGTGCACCGCAGCGGGCGGTTCTTCACCGTCGAGGGCATGCATGTGGTGGAGTCCGGCGGGCCCTTCGGCGACGGCCCGTACCGGGAGTGGCAGCAGCCGGTCGTCAGACAGCCCGAAGTGGGCATCCTCGGCATCCTGGCCAAGGAGTTCGACGGGGTGCTGCACTTCCTGATGCAGGCCAAGATGGAGCCGGGCAACGCCAACCTGCTCCAGCTCTCCCCGACCGTGCAGGCCACCCGCAGCAACTACACCAGGGCCCACCGGGGTGCGGAAGTCCAGCTCGTCGACCACTTCCTGCGGCCCGACCCGGACCGCGTCGTCGTCGACGTCCTCCAGTCCGAGCAGGGCTCGTGGTTCTACCGCAAGACCAACCGCAACATGATCGTGGAGACCGCCGGCGACGTCCCCGAGCTGGACGACTTCCGCTGGCTCACCCTCGGCCAGATCGCCGAACTGCTCCACGAGGACGACATGGTCAACATGAACGCCAGGACCGTGCTGTCGTGCGTGCCGTACGGGGACACGTCCCCAGGCGCGCTGCTGTCGGACGCGCAGCTCCTCTCCTGGTTCACGGGCGAGCGCTCCCGCCGCGACGTGCGCGCCGAACGGATACCGCTCGCCGACGTGCGCGGCTGGAAGCGCGGCGCCGAGGCGATCGAGCACGAGGACGGGCGCTACTTCAGGGTCGTCGCCGTCTCCGTGCGGGCCGGCAGCCGCGAAGTGGTCCACTGGGACCAGCCGTTGGTCGAGCCCGTGGGGCTGGGGGTCGCCGCGTTCCTGGTACGCGAGATCGGCGGAGTCCCCCATGTGCTGGTGCACGCCCGGGCCGAGGGCGGCTTCCTGGACACCGTCGAGCTGGCCCCGACCGTCCAGTGCACACCCGGCAACTACGCCCATCTGCCCCCGGCGGACCGCCCGCCGTTCCTCGACACCGTGCTCAACGCCCCGCCGTCGCAGGTCCGCTACCAGGCCGTCCTGTCCGAGGAGGGCGGGCGCTTCCTCAACGCGAGAAGCCGGTACCTCGTCGTCGAGGCCGGCGACGCCCCGCTCGAACCGCCCCCCGCCTACATCTGGGCCGCCCCGGCCCAGCTCAGGGCCCTCACCCGGCACGGCCACTACCTGAACGTCGAGGCCCGCACGCTGCTGGCCTGCCTCAACGCCGCCGCGGCGCGGTCCCGGGGAGGGCTGCTCCATGGAGGCGGGCACCGCTGA
- a CDS encoding FAD-dependent monooxygenase translates to MTYSGERTDVLVVGGGPVGMAVALDLTYRGIDCMVVDAGDGQVRHPKVSTIGPRSMELFRRWGVADAVRGAGWPADHPLDIAWVTRVGGHEVYRYRRGTAASRPAFVHTPEPDQICPAHWLSPVLSRALGVHPAGPLRLLTTVDRVLPADDHVEAVLTDRATGRTGTVRARFLVACDGASSPIRRACGIEAPGRHRTQVFRNVLFRAPELRERLGDRAALVYFLMLSSTLRFPMRSLNGGDLYNLVVGADGDRGARADALSLIHDALAFDTPVEVLGDSEWHLTHRVADRYRAGRVLLAGDAAHTLSPSGGFGLNTGIADAADLGWKLAATLNGWAGRHLLDTYDTERRPIALESLNEANTNLQRTMSRELPPGIHLDGPEGERARTEMAGRLASSGARREFDAPQIHFGLRYRSPAIVDDPGVPIRQGRPDADWRPGSEPGHRAAHAWWEASTSTLDLFGQGFVLLRFADHDGLPAFERAFAERGVPLTVHRGGDPEIAKLYERSFVLVRPDGHVAWRGDDLPGDPVALVDTVRGDRGEAASGEG, encoded by the coding sequence ATGACGTACTCCGGCGAGCGGACCGACGTGCTGGTCGTGGGCGGCGGCCCGGTCGGGATGGCGGTGGCACTGGACCTGACGTACCGCGGGATCGACTGCATGGTCGTCGACGCCGGTGACGGACAGGTCCGGCATCCCAAGGTCAGCACGATCGGTCCGCGCTCGATGGAACTGTTCCGCCGCTGGGGCGTCGCGGACGCCGTCCGGGGGGCGGGCTGGCCCGCCGACCACCCTCTGGACATCGCCTGGGTCACCAGGGTGGGCGGTCACGAGGTGTACCGGTACCGCCGCGGCACCGCCGCGAGCCGGCCGGCCTTCGTGCACACTCCCGAGCCCGACCAGATCTGTCCCGCACACTGGCTGAGCCCGGTGCTGTCGCGGGCGCTGGGCGTCCACCCGGCCGGCCCGCTGCGGCTCCTCACCACCGTCGACCGCGTACTGCCGGCCGATGACCACGTCGAAGCCGTCCTGACCGACCGGGCCACGGGCAGGACCGGCACCGTCCGGGCACGCTTCCTGGTCGCCTGCGACGGCGCCTCTTCTCCCATCCGCCGGGCCTGCGGCATCGAGGCGCCGGGCCGCCACCGCACACAGGTCTTCCGCAACGTCCTCTTCCGGGCCCCCGAACTCAGGGAACGGCTGGGCGACCGCGCCGCCCTCGTGTACTTCCTGATGCTGTCGTCCACGCTGCGCTTCCCCATGCGCTCGCTGAACGGCGGCGACCTCTACAACCTGGTCGTGGGCGCGGACGGCGACCGCGGGGCGCGTGCCGACGCGCTGTCCCTGATCCACGATGCCCTCGCCTTCGACACGCCGGTGGAAGTGCTCGGCGACAGCGAGTGGCACCTCACCCACCGGGTCGCCGACCGGTACCGGGCCGGGCGCGTCCTCCTCGCCGGCGACGCGGCGCACACCCTGTCGCCCTCGGGCGGCTTCGGGCTCAACACCGGCATCGCGGACGCCGCCGACCTGGGCTGGAAACTCGCCGCCACACTGAACGGCTGGGCGGGTCGGCACCTGCTCGACACCTACGACACCGAGCGCAGGCCGATCGCCCTGGAGAGCCTCAACGAGGCCAACACCAACCTGCAACGCACCATGAGCAGGGAACTGCCGCCCGGGATCCACCTGGACGGGCCCGAGGGCGAGCGGGCCCGCACCGAGATGGCGGGGCGGCTGGCGAGCAGCGGCGCGCGGCGGGAGTTCGACGCCCCGCAGATCCACTTCGGACTGCGCTACCGCTCCCCGGCGATCGTCGACGACCCCGGCGTACCGATCCGCCAAGGCCGGCCAGACGCCGACTGGCGGCCCGGCAGCGAGCCCGGCCACCGCGCCGCGCACGCGTGGTGGGAAGCCTCCACCTCCACGCTCGACCTGTTCGGCCAGGGCTTCGTACTGCTCCGCTTCGCGGACCACGACGGCCTTCCGGCGTTCGAGCGCGCGTTCGCCGAGCGGGGGGTCCCGCTGACCGTGCACCGGGGCGGCGACCCGGAGATCGCCAAGCTGTACGAGCGCTCCTTCGTGCTGGTACGCCCCGACGGCCACGTGGCATGGCGCGGCGACGACCTCCCGGGGGACCCGGTGGCCCTCGTCGACACGGTCCGGGGCGACCGGGGCGAGGCGGCGTCCGGCGAGGGGTGA